The sequence CCATTTAAATTTAGCTCTTTAGTAAGCCCCATTTCATTTGCTATATGATACATTTTAATTGGATTTAACGCCTCTTTTTTACGCTCTAATATCTCCTTTGCCACCTCTATAATAGATTTTGCCATATCAATATCTCACTCCATTTTGTTTTAAAAAATCTCTTAAATCATCATATTCGGAATTCGTGAAATACCGCCATTTCCCCTCGCCTAATTGATCCAAGCTAACCCTACCAAAGCTAACTCGCTTTAGATCCATAACCTCTAAATCAAAATAGCCAAAAAACCTTCTTAACTCTCTATTTTGCCCCTCATTTATGATGACTTTTAGCCTTGTGTAGCCACCGCTTTGGCTTATGATTCTATAGGCTAAAAATGGTTTAAATTCCATTGAAATTTGCTTTGTTTTAGCATGAGCTCCTTTAGTAGCATCCTTAGCAAAAAAGCCTTCACGCATCGCATTTATAACTTGTTCTGTGATATTGCCTTTAATTTTTAGGTAGTATTCACGCTCTATATCACTATCCATAAGAGCCTGAGCAATCGCAGGAGCGTCAGTCAAAAGCAAAAGCCCCTCACTAGCAAAATCTAGCCTACCGATACTAATAAATTTAGAAAATCCCCGTGGCAAGCTATCATAAATCGTCCTTCTGCCACGATCGTCTCTTTTGGTTACTAGCTCGCCTTTTGGCTTGTTATAGACTATGACGCTAAATTCTTTTTTGAGCTTAACTAGCCTTGAGCCGATTCTTACCTTATCGCCATCTTTGATATCAGTTGATAAGTCGCTTATAATTCGCCCATTTATACTGACCTTACCAGCCTTGATAAGCTCATCAGCCTCACGGCGTGAGTAGTTTGTATTGTGTGAGATAAATTTATTGATACGCATTTTATAGCCCTAAGCTCGTTAAATCATGAATATGTAAAAGACCTATTGGTTTTTGATCTTTTTGTATTATGAGAATTTGAATCTTATACTCTTCTATTAATCTAAATGCATCATATGCTAACATATCTGGATTATCTAGAGTTTTTGGATTTTTGGTTGCAAATTCTATAGCCTTAGAGTTAATATCAAAGCCATCTTGTTCTAATGCTCTTCTTAAATCTCCATCGCTTAA is a genomic window of Campylobacter devanensis containing:
- a CDS encoding pseudouridine synthase — translated: MRINKFISHNTNYSRREADELIKAGKVSINGRIISDLSTDIKDGDKVRIGSRLVKLKKEFSVIVYNKPKGELVTKRDDRGRRTIYDSLPRGFSKFISIGRLDFASEGLLLLTDAPAIAQALMDSDIEREYYLKIKGNITEQVINAMREGFFAKDATKGAHAKTKQISMEFKPFLAYRIISQSGGYTRLKVIINEGQNRELRRFFGYFDLEVMDLKRVSFGRVSLDQLGEGKWRYFTNSEYDDLRDFLKQNGVRY